In Ptychodera flava strain L36383 chromosome 21, AS_Pfla_20210202, whole genome shotgun sequence, a genomic segment contains:
- the LOC139121474 gene encoding sodium-coupled monocarboxylate transporter 1-like isoform X1 — protein sequence MSTDVIPFGPLDFVLFAAMLAVSASTGIYHCYAGGGQKSTSKYLVADRKIGCVPIALSIFVSFTSAVAILGFPAEIFVHGIQYINFITKFLWAYPFAAYFFIPVFRSLNIISVYEYIGLRYHPTMQTTCALIFVLERLIYMATTMVGPALAVEAVQGYEVWHTLFFAGAIATFYTTLGGMKAVIWADVFQFFVMFGSVFAVTVLGLIAVGGIDNVLDNNNVENRLKLFDFTLDPMTRLSFFGLFFGSGIGTLGITLGQTNVQRYITAKSLAHARGSLLLSGVILFVMFPIMYFNGLVLYAFYNNQQTSLLPAINSTDWTPFTDSSNGVPVRYEPNYNSADQILMYFVSNQFGRIPGMQGLFVSCLFAGALSSVSSGINSVVACMLQDVIKPWRRWRLEKTKNKATQNDAWDTKLTKILNCIVGIVATLFGFLVPYLGTFVEITNITAGVFGGPLTGVFIMAMFIPRTNTLGTSIGLVIGFSFGVFMSAGPVVARQLDTQPLAIHKISFMWYTTVNFLVTLIIGFIASEIVRCVKPSSLKPVDESLLVFALRPKNPKKRGLKVEDTKLSMTLLDDKDKGIADKSD from the exons atgtcAACAGATGTTATCCCTTTTGGACCCTTGGATTTTGTCCTCTTTGCCGCTATGCTTGCCGTCTCGGCATCCACTGGAATATACCATTGCTATGCAGGGGGAGGGCAGAAGTCAACATCTAA GTATCTTGTTGCAGATAGAAAAATTGGTTGTGTCCCTATTGCTTTATCAATATTCGTGTCCTTCACGTCTGCAGTCGCCATTCTCGGATTTCCAGCTGAGATTTTCGTTCATGGAATACAATACATCAACTTTATTACCAAGTTCCTTTGGGCGTACCCATTCGCTGCATACTTCTTCATCCCAGTATTTCGAAGTCTTAATATAATCAGTGTGTATGAG TATATTGGTTTGCGATATCACCCGACGATGCAAACAACGTGCGCTCTTATTTTCGTCCTTGAGCGTTTGATCTATATGGCGACCACAATGGTAGGACCAGCTCTGGCAGTTGAAGCAG TACAGGGATATGAAGTATGGCATACGCTATTCTTTGCTGGCGCTATTGCTACGTTCTACACCACACTG GGTGGAATGAAAGCAGTCATATGGGCCgatgttttccaatttttcgTCATGTTTGGATCGGTGTTTGCGGTGACCGTCCTTGGATTGATCGCAGTTGGTGGCATCGACAATGTATTGGACAATAACAACGTTGAAAATAGGCTAAAACTATTTGA TTTCACTCTGGATCCCATGACGCGTCTATCCTTTTTTGGATTGTTCTTCGGTTCTGGAATAGGTACTCTCGGTATTACATTAGGCCAGACCAATGTACAACGATACATTACAGCTAAGTCTTTGGCACACGCAAGAGG TTCATTGCTGCTCTCTGGTGTGATTCTTTTCGTGATGTTTCCAATTATGTATTTCAACGGACTTGTACTGTATGCATTCTATAATA ATCAACAAACATCACTGTTACCCGCCATTAATTCTACAGATTGGACTCCATTTACTG ATTCATCCAACGGAGTACCAGTGAGATATGAACCTAACTATAACAGTGCAGATCAG ATATTGATGTATTTCGTGAGTAATCAATTTGGTCGGATCCCTGGCATGCAAGGTCTGTTCGTGTCGTGTCTCTTTGCAGGGGCGCTGAG TTCTGTATCATCTGGGATAAATTCTGTTGTGGCCTGCATGTTGCAGGATGTCATAAAACCTTGGAGACGGTGGCGCTTAGAAAAGACAAAGAATAAAGCAACACAGAACGATGCTTGGGATACGAAGTTAACCAAAATACTAA ATTGCATCGTTGGAATAGTGGCAACTTTGTTTGGATTTCTCGTGCCGTACCTTGGAACGTTTGTAGAAATAACAAACATTACAGCCGGCGTCTTCGGGGGACCTCTGACTGGTGTCTTTATTATGGCAATGTTTATTCCAAGAACTAATACATT GGGTACATCCATTGGCCTAGTCATAGGCTTTTCCTTTGGTGTGTTCATGAGTGCAGGTCCAGTTGTGGCACGCCAGCTGGATACGCAGCCGCTCGCCATTCATAAG ATTTCATTTATGTGGTACACAACTGTTAACTTCCTCGTTACACTTATCATCGGTTTCATTGCAAGTGAGATAGTTCGATGCGTGAAACCTTCATCGCTTAAACCAGTAGATGAATCATTGTTGGTATTCGCACTAAG ACCCAAGAATCCGAAGAAAAGAGGTTTGAAAGTAGAAGACACAAAATTATCAATGACGTTACTCGACGACAAGGATAAAGGAATTGCCGACAAATCGGATTAG
- the LOC139121474 gene encoding sodium-coupled monocarboxylate transporter 1-like isoform X2, whose product MSTDVIPFGPLDFVLFAAMLAVSASTGIYHCYAGGGQKSTSKYLVADRKIGCVPIALSIFVSFTSAVAILGFPAEIFVHGIQYINFITKFLWAYPFAAYFFIPVFRSLNIISVYEYIGLRYHPTMQTTCALIFVLERLIYMATTMVGPALAVEAVQGYEVWHTLFFAGAIATFYTTLGGMKAVIWADVFQFFVMFGSVFAVTVLGLIAVGGIDNVLDNNNVENRLKLFDFTLDPMTRLSFFGLFFGSGIGTLGITLGQTNVQRYITAKSLAHARGSLLLSGVILFVMFPIMYFNGLVLYAFYNNQQTSLLPAINSTDWTPFTDSSNGVPVRYEPNYNSADQILMYFVSNQFGRIPGMQGLFVSCLFAGALSSVSSGINSVVACMLQDVIKPWRRWRLEKTKNKATQNDAWDTKLTKILNCIVGIVATLFGFLVPYLGTFVEITNITAGVFGGPLTGVFIMAMFIPRTNTLGTSIGLVIGFSFGVFMSAGPVVARQLDTQPLAIHKTQESEEKRFESRRHKIINDVTRRQG is encoded by the exons atgtcAACAGATGTTATCCCTTTTGGACCCTTGGATTTTGTCCTCTTTGCCGCTATGCTTGCCGTCTCGGCATCCACTGGAATATACCATTGCTATGCAGGGGGAGGGCAGAAGTCAACATCTAA GTATCTTGTTGCAGATAGAAAAATTGGTTGTGTCCCTATTGCTTTATCAATATTCGTGTCCTTCACGTCTGCAGTCGCCATTCTCGGATTTCCAGCTGAGATTTTCGTTCATGGAATACAATACATCAACTTTATTACCAAGTTCCTTTGGGCGTACCCATTCGCTGCATACTTCTTCATCCCAGTATTTCGAAGTCTTAATATAATCAGTGTGTATGAG TATATTGGTTTGCGATATCACCCGACGATGCAAACAACGTGCGCTCTTATTTTCGTCCTTGAGCGTTTGATCTATATGGCGACCACAATGGTAGGACCAGCTCTGGCAGTTGAAGCAG TACAGGGATATGAAGTATGGCATACGCTATTCTTTGCTGGCGCTATTGCTACGTTCTACACCACACTG GGTGGAATGAAAGCAGTCATATGGGCCgatgttttccaatttttcgTCATGTTTGGATCGGTGTTTGCGGTGACCGTCCTTGGATTGATCGCAGTTGGTGGCATCGACAATGTATTGGACAATAACAACGTTGAAAATAGGCTAAAACTATTTGA TTTCACTCTGGATCCCATGACGCGTCTATCCTTTTTTGGATTGTTCTTCGGTTCTGGAATAGGTACTCTCGGTATTACATTAGGCCAGACCAATGTACAACGATACATTACAGCTAAGTCTTTGGCACACGCAAGAGG TTCATTGCTGCTCTCTGGTGTGATTCTTTTCGTGATGTTTCCAATTATGTATTTCAACGGACTTGTACTGTATGCATTCTATAATA ATCAACAAACATCACTGTTACCCGCCATTAATTCTACAGATTGGACTCCATTTACTG ATTCATCCAACGGAGTACCAGTGAGATATGAACCTAACTATAACAGTGCAGATCAG ATATTGATGTATTTCGTGAGTAATCAATTTGGTCGGATCCCTGGCATGCAAGGTCTGTTCGTGTCGTGTCTCTTTGCAGGGGCGCTGAG TTCTGTATCATCTGGGATAAATTCTGTTGTGGCCTGCATGTTGCAGGATGTCATAAAACCTTGGAGACGGTGGCGCTTAGAAAAGACAAAGAATAAAGCAACACAGAACGATGCTTGGGATACGAAGTTAACCAAAATACTAA ATTGCATCGTTGGAATAGTGGCAACTTTGTTTGGATTTCTCGTGCCGTACCTTGGAACGTTTGTAGAAATAACAAACATTACAGCCGGCGTCTTCGGGGGACCTCTGACTGGTGTCTTTATTATGGCAATGTTTATTCCAAGAACTAATACATT GGGTACATCCATTGGCCTAGTCATAGGCTTTTCCTTTGGTGTGTTCATGAGTGCAGGTCCAGTTGTGGCACGCCAGCTGGATACGCAGCCGCTCGCCATTCATAAG ACCCAAGAATCCGAAGAAAAGAGGTTTGAAAGTAGAAGACACAAAATTATCAATGACGTTACTCGACGACAAGGATAA